The proteins below are encoded in one region of Serinus canaria isolate serCan28SL12 chromosome W, serCan2020, whole genome shotgun sequence:
- the LOC103824791 gene encoding polyadenylate-binding protein-interacting protein 1-like isoform X2 translates to MSDSFDRAPGASRVWGRGGAALSGADASESGGGACPGGSGSHSEGSAEKQHKTGGLLLQQEPLRPPKTAPLSTGNAENLQQARIPSGSQGKVSVPDSGPEMAESQVAVAPVVTSKLSVKAPEFYPSGYNQNFADSSFEDEYDGYLTLAEYVQDFLNHLAKQPGCFETEIEHFAETVNGWVAADETLQELVELVYQQATSVPNFSYMGARLCNYLSHHLTISTQSGSFRQLLLQRCQTEYENRDEAAKGDETAQKQFHAFVLFLAELYLNLEIKGTKGQVTRAEILQEGLQELLNVLFSNPVDNNLMCAVKLLKLTGSVLEDAWKEKGKNDMEEMIQRIENVVLDANCSRDVKHMLLKVVELRSSNWGRVHETSPHTKATPENDPNYFMNEPTFYTSDGVPFTAADPDYQEKYQELLEREDLFPDYEENGVALSGPGDQYFHDLDNKMDPEIEEAYEKFCLESEHKRKQ, encoded by the exons ATGTCGGATAGTTTTGACCGAGCTCCAGGTGCTAGCCGGGTCTGGGGTCGAGGTGGCGCTGCTCTCAGCGGCGCGGACGCGTCGGAGAGTGGTGGTGGGGCCTGTCCTGGGGGTAGTGGTTCCCACAGTGAAGGCTCGGCCGAAAAGCAGCATAAAACAGGTGGCCTCTTGCTACAGCAGGAACCGTTGCGACCTCCGAAGACAGCGCCGCTGAGCACCGGAAACGCAG AAAACCTGCAACAGGCAAGAATTCCATCTGGATCACAAGGAAAAGTTTCAGTTCCTGATTCTGGACCAGAAATGGCTGAATCTCAGGTGGCTGTGGCTCCTGTGGTAACATCAAAGTTGTCTGTTAAAGCACCTGAGTTTTATCCATCAGGATATAACCAGAACTTTGCA GATTCTTCCTTTGAAGATGAATATGATGGCTATCTGACTTTGGCAGAGTATGTACAAGACTTTCTAAATCACCTTGCCAAGCAACCAGGTTgttttgaaactgaaatagaGCACTTTGCTGAAACAGTGAATGGCTGGGTCGCTGCAGATGAAACTTTACAAGAACTTGTTGAACTCGTATATCAACAG GCCACATCTGTCCCAAATTTTTCCTACATGGGAGCACGGTTGTGTAACTATCTATCTCATCATCTAACCATTAGTACACAAAGTGGGAGCTTTCGGCAGTTGTTACTTCAAAG GTGCCAAACAGAGTATGAAAACAGAGATGAAGCTGCCAAAGGAGATGAGACTGCTCAAAAACAATTTCATGCCTTTGTGTTGTTCTTAGCCGAACTTTACCTTAACCTAGAG ATTAAAGGAACAAAGGGACAGGTCACACGAGCAGAAATTCTTCAAGAAGGCCTTCAGGAATTACTAAATGTGCTCTTCTCTAACCCTGTGGACAATAATTTGATGTGTGCAGTGAAACTGCTGAAG TTGACAGGCTCAGTTTTAGAAGAtgcctggaaagaaaaaggaaagaatgataTGGAGGAAATGATTCAGAGAATTGAAAATGTTGTGTTGGATGCAAACTGTAGCAG agaTGTGAAACATATGCTTCTGAAAGTAGTGGAACTACGATCAAGTAACTGGGGTAGAGTTCATGAAACTTCTCCACATACAAAAGCTACTCCTGAAAATGACCCTAACTATTTTATG AATGAACCAACATTTTACACTTCTGATGGTGTTCCTTTTACTGCAGCAGATCCAG ATTACCAAGAAAAATACCAAGAACTGCTTGAAAGAGAGGATTTGTTTCCAGACTATGAAGAAAATGGCGTGGCTTTATCAGGACCTGGAGACCa gtATTTTCATGATCTTGATAACAAGATGGATCCAGAAATTGAAGAAGCATATGAAAAATTCTGTCTAGAATCAGAACATAAGAGAAAACAGTGA
- the LOC103824791 gene encoding polyadenylate-binding protein-interacting protein 1-like isoform X1, with product MSDSFDRAPGASRVWGRGGAALSGADASESGGGACPGGSGSHSEGSAEKQHKTGGLLLQQEPLRPPKTAPLSTGNAENLQQARIPSGSQGKVSVPDSGPEMAESQVAVAPVVTSKLSVKAPEFYPSGYNQNFADSSFEDEYDGYLTLAEYVQDFLNHLAKQPGCFETEIEHFAETVNGWVAADETLQELVELVYQQATSVPNFSYMGARLCNYLSHHLTISTQSGSFRQLLLQRCQTEYENRDEAAKGDETAQKQFHAFVLFLAELYLNLEIKGTKGQVTRAEILQEGLQELLNVLFSNPVDNNLMCAVKLLKLTGSVLEDAWKEKGKNDMEEMIQRIENVVLDANCSRDVKHMLLKVVELRSSNWGRVHETSPHTKATPENDPNYFMNEPTFYTSDGVPFTAADPDYQEKYQELLEREDLFPDYEENGVALSGPGDQYVFILSDSCCGVVLGFFNTNYFYCKFRNPIL from the exons ATGTCGGATAGTTTTGACCGAGCTCCAGGTGCTAGCCGGGTCTGGGGTCGAGGTGGCGCTGCTCTCAGCGGCGCGGACGCGTCGGAGAGTGGTGGTGGGGCCTGTCCTGGGGGTAGTGGTTCCCACAGTGAAGGCTCGGCCGAAAAGCAGCATAAAACAGGTGGCCTCTTGCTACAGCAGGAACCGTTGCGACCTCCGAAGACAGCGCCGCTGAGCACCGGAAACGCAG AAAACCTGCAACAGGCAAGAATTCCATCTGGATCACAAGGAAAAGTTTCAGTTCCTGATTCTGGACCAGAAATGGCTGAATCTCAGGTGGCTGTGGCTCCTGTGGTAACATCAAAGTTGTCTGTTAAAGCACCTGAGTTTTATCCATCAGGATATAACCAGAACTTTGCA GATTCTTCCTTTGAAGATGAATATGATGGCTATCTGACTTTGGCAGAGTATGTACAAGACTTTCTAAATCACCTTGCCAAGCAACCAGGTTgttttgaaactgaaatagaGCACTTTGCTGAAACAGTGAATGGCTGGGTCGCTGCAGATGAAACTTTACAAGAACTTGTTGAACTCGTATATCAACAG GCCACATCTGTCCCAAATTTTTCCTACATGGGAGCACGGTTGTGTAACTATCTATCTCATCATCTAACCATTAGTACACAAAGTGGGAGCTTTCGGCAGTTGTTACTTCAAAG GTGCCAAACAGAGTATGAAAACAGAGATGAAGCTGCCAAAGGAGATGAGACTGCTCAAAAACAATTTCATGCCTTTGTGTTGTTCTTAGCCGAACTTTACCTTAACCTAGAG ATTAAAGGAACAAAGGGACAGGTCACACGAGCAGAAATTCTTCAAGAAGGCCTTCAGGAATTACTAAATGTGCTCTTCTCTAACCCTGTGGACAATAATTTGATGTGTGCAGTGAAACTGCTGAAG TTGACAGGCTCAGTTTTAGAAGAtgcctggaaagaaaaaggaaagaatgataTGGAGGAAATGATTCAGAGAATTGAAAATGTTGTGTTGGATGCAAACTGTAGCAG agaTGTGAAACATATGCTTCTGAAAGTAGTGGAACTACGATCAAGTAACTGGGGTAGAGTTCATGAAACTTCTCCACATACAAAAGCTACTCCTGAAAATGACCCTAACTATTTTATG AATGAACCAACATTTTACACTTCTGATGGTGTTCCTTTTACTGCAGCAGATCCAG ATTACCAAGAAAAATACCAAGAACTGCTTGAAAGAGAGGATTTGTTTCCAGACTATGAAGAAAATGGCGTGGCTTTATCAGGACCTGGAGACCagtatgttttcattttgagtGATAGCTGttgtggggtggttttgggcttttttaacactaattatttttactgcaaatTTAGGAATCCAATAttgtaa
- the LOC103824791 gene encoding polyadenylate-binding protein-interacting protein 1-like isoform X3, which translates to MSDSFDRAPGASRVWGRGGAALSGADASESGGGACPGGSGSHSEGSAEKQHKTGGLLLQQEPLRPPKTAPLSTGNAENLQQARIPSGSQGKVSVPDSGPEMAESQVAVAPVVTSKLSVKAPEFYPSGYNQNFAATSVPNFSYMGARLCNYLSHHLTISTQSGSFRQLLLQRCQTEYENRDEAAKGDETAQKQFHAFVLFLAELYLNLEIKGTKGQVTRAEILQEGLQELLNVLFSNPVDNNLMCAVKLLKLTGSVLEDAWKEKGKNDMEEMIQRIENVVLDANCSRDVKHMLLKVVELRSSNWGRVHETSPHTKATPENDPNYFMNEPTFYTSDGVPFTAADPDYQEKYQELLEREDLFPDYEENGVALSGPGDQYVFILSDSCCGVVLGFFNTNYFYCKFRNPIL; encoded by the exons ATGTCGGATAGTTTTGACCGAGCTCCAGGTGCTAGCCGGGTCTGGGGTCGAGGTGGCGCTGCTCTCAGCGGCGCGGACGCGTCGGAGAGTGGTGGTGGGGCCTGTCCTGGGGGTAGTGGTTCCCACAGTGAAGGCTCGGCCGAAAAGCAGCATAAAACAGGTGGCCTCTTGCTACAGCAGGAACCGTTGCGACCTCCGAAGACAGCGCCGCTGAGCACCGGAAACGCAG AAAACCTGCAACAGGCAAGAATTCCATCTGGATCACAAGGAAAAGTTTCAGTTCCTGATTCTGGACCAGAAATGGCTGAATCTCAGGTGGCTGTGGCTCCTGTGGTAACATCAAAGTTGTCTGTTAAAGCACCTGAGTTTTATCCATCAGGATATAACCAGAACTTTGCA GCCACATCTGTCCCAAATTTTTCCTACATGGGAGCACGGTTGTGTAACTATCTATCTCATCATCTAACCATTAGTACACAAAGTGGGAGCTTTCGGCAGTTGTTACTTCAAAG GTGCCAAACAGAGTATGAAAACAGAGATGAAGCTGCCAAAGGAGATGAGACTGCTCAAAAACAATTTCATGCCTTTGTGTTGTTCTTAGCCGAACTTTACCTTAACCTAGAG ATTAAAGGAACAAAGGGACAGGTCACACGAGCAGAAATTCTTCAAGAAGGCCTTCAGGAATTACTAAATGTGCTCTTCTCTAACCCTGTGGACAATAATTTGATGTGTGCAGTGAAACTGCTGAAG TTGACAGGCTCAGTTTTAGAAGAtgcctggaaagaaaaaggaaagaatgataTGGAGGAAATGATTCAGAGAATTGAAAATGTTGTGTTGGATGCAAACTGTAGCAG agaTGTGAAACATATGCTTCTGAAAGTAGTGGAACTACGATCAAGTAACTGGGGTAGAGTTCATGAAACTTCTCCACATACAAAAGCTACTCCTGAAAATGACCCTAACTATTTTATG AATGAACCAACATTTTACACTTCTGATGGTGTTCCTTTTACTGCAGCAGATCCAG ATTACCAAGAAAAATACCAAGAACTGCTTGAAAGAGAGGATTTGTTTCCAGACTATGAAGAAAATGGCGTGGCTTTATCAGGACCTGGAGACCagtatgttttcattttgagtGATAGCTGttgtggggtggttttgggcttttttaacactaattatttttactgcaaatTTAGGAATCCAATAttgtaa
- the LOC127060983 gene encoding RNA-binding E3 ubiquitin-protein ligase MEX3C-like isoform X3, whose protein sequence is MPSGATEANETAEPALLLLQQRLQGLGFAQSGPEEEEEEEEEDDDGGEAELREDEDDEAALLLLPRGLDVTGDRGMMAAMLSQAYGELGAVGGEQAALLRRKSVNTTECVAVPSSEHVAEIVGRQGPAGVFITIN, encoded by the exons ATGCCGAGTGGAGCCACCGAGGCCAACGAAACCGCCGAGCCGgcgctgctgctcctccagcaaCGCCTGCAAGGCCTCGGCTTCGCCCAAAGCGGcccggaggaggaggaagaagaggaagaagaggatgaTGATGGCGGCGAGGCGGAGCTGAGGGAGGATGAAGACGATGAAGCCGCTTTGTTGTTGCTCCCTCGCGGCTTGGATGTTACGGGAGATCGGGGAATGATGGCGGCCATGCTGTCGCAGGCTTATGGTGAGCTCGGAGCTGTTGGAGGCGAACAGGCGGCgctgctgaggaggaaaagcGTCAACACCACCGAGTGCGTGGCCGTGCCCAGCTCCGAGCATGTGGCCGAGATTGTGGGGCGTCAGG GTCCAGCTGGAGTTTTCATCACCATAAACTAG
- the LOC127060983 gene encoding uncharacterized protein LOC127060983 isoform X2, giving the protein MPSGATEANETAEPALLLLQQRLQGLGFAQSGPEEEEEEEEEDDDGGEAELREDEDDEAALLLLPRGLDVTGDRGMMAAMLSQAYGELGAVGGEQAALLRRKSVNTTECVAVPSSEHVAEIVGRQGWSSLSLEDCTPWKSDPHHSSLGGLLAHGESSHCNSFGRTAAHEIGTTLEKFMENRLWWEGPHGLTREGFLSLSSRRKPWVMN; this is encoded by the exons ATGCCGAGTGGAGCCACCGAGGCCAACGAAACCGCCGAGCCGgcgctgctgctcctccagcaaCGCCTGCAAGGCCTCGGCTTCGCCCAAAGCGGcccggaggaggaggaagaagaggaagaagaggatgaTGATGGCGGCGAGGCGGAGCTGAGGGAGGATGAAGACGATGAAGCCGCTTTGTTGTTGCTCCCTCGCGGCTTGGATGTTACGGGAGATCGGGGAATGATGGCGGCCATGCTGTCGCAGGCTTATGGTGAGCTCGGAGCTGTTGGAGGCGAACAGGCGGCgctgctgaggaggaaaagcGTCAACACCACCGAGTGCGTGGCCGTGCCCAGCTCCGAGCATGTGGCCGAGATTGTGGGGCGTCAGG gatggagcagcctgtccttggaggactgcaccccatggaagagtgacccacacCACAGCAGTTTGGGAGGACTGTTAGCCCATGGAGAGAGTTCACATTGCaacagttttgggaggactgctGCTCATGAGATTGGAACCAcattggagaagttcatggagaaccGTCTCTggtgggagggaccccatggcCTCACAAGGGAAGGattcctctccctgagcagcagaagaaaaccttgggtgatgaactga
- the LOC127060983 gene encoding uncharacterized protein LOC127060983 isoform X1 → MPSGATEANETAEPALLLLQQRLQGLGFAQSGPEEEEEEEEEDDDGGEAELREDEDDEAALLLLPRGLDVTGDRGMMAAMLSQAYGELGAVGGEQAALLRRKSVNTTECVAVPSSEHVAEIVGRQGHGEDHVEAGCPCEGCRDLPVGEVPMPEQVDAWRRLWSSGRPDEERGPLLPGWSSLSLEDCTPWKSDPHHSSLGGLLAHGESSHCNSFGRTAAHEIGTTLEKFMENRLWWEGPHGLTREGFLSLSSRRKPWVMN, encoded by the exons ATGCCGAGTGGAGCCACCGAGGCCAACGAAACCGCCGAGCCGgcgctgctgctcctccagcaaCGCCTGCAAGGCCTCGGCTTCGCCCAAAGCGGcccggaggaggaggaagaagaggaagaagaggatgaTGATGGCGGCGAGGCGGAGCTGAGGGAGGATGAAGACGATGAAGCCGCTTTGTTGTTGCTCCCTCGCGGCTTGGATGTTACGGGAGATCGGGGAATGATGGCGGCCATGCTGTCGCAGGCTTATGGTGAGCTCGGAGCTGTTGGAGGCGAACAGGCGGCgctgctgaggaggaaaagcGTCAACACCACCGAGTGCGTGGCCGTGCCCAGCTCCGAGCATGTGGCCGAGATTGTGGGGCGTCAGG GCCATGGTGAAGACCATGTTGAAGCAGGCTGTCCTTGTGAGGGATGCAGAGATCTGCCCGTAGGGGAAGtgcccatgccagagcaggtggatgcctggaggaggctgtggtcCAGTGGAAGACCTGATGAAGAGAGGGGGCCCTTGCTtccaggatggagcagcctgtccttggaggactgcaccccatggaagagtgacccacacCACAGCAGTTTGGGAGGACTGTTAGCCCATGGAGAGAGTTCACATTGCaacagttttgggaggactgctGCTCATGAGATTGGAACCAcattggagaagttcatggagaaccGTCTCTggtgggagggaccccatggcCTCACAAGGGAAGGattcctctccctgagcagcagaagaaaaccttgggtgatgaactga